A window of Terriglobia bacterium genomic DNA:
TCGTCGCATTCCTGGATCCGAAAAATCAGCTCTTCTCGCCAAAGGCGATTAACCGTCATCGCAAGGACCTTTCGTACCAGAACTGGGATTTCGTGATCCAGCAGCAGCTGCCGCAGGAGATCGTCCTGCAGGTCGGTTATGTCGGCAGCGCAGGACATCACCTCTTCAGCAAGTACACGATCAACCTGATCAATCCGGCGACGGGCACGCGTCCCTTGGCAGGATTCGGCTCCTTCGGCATCAAGACGAACGACGGCAATAACAATTTCAATGCCTTGCAGGCCTCAATGCAGCGTTCCTTCAAGCATGGCATTCTCTTCCAGATGAACTACCAGTGGTCGCACGGAATCACCGACGGCTCCATCGGCTCGGGTGAGTCCGTAGGCATCCAGAACATGAGTTGCCGGGCCTGCGACCGCAGCGACACCAATATTGATGTCCGCCACAACGTGACCATGAACGGCGTCTATCAGTTGCCCTTCGGGCCCGGCCGCCAGTTTCTGAACGGCCACGGCCAGACTGCCCAAATCCTGGGTGGCTGGACCCTTTCCGGCATTGCCTCGGCCCGCACCGGACTCCCCATCAATATCACGATGTCACGGAGTGCATCGCAACTGCCGGACGGGAACACATCCGGACAACGCCCCAATCTGCTTCCCGGCATATCGCTCTACCCCGCAGTCCAGACCATCTCCAGCTGGTTAAGCGCGGCCGCGTTCGCGACTCCGGCGAAAGGAACCTGGGGGAACGAGGGGCGCTATATCGCAAGGGGCCCCGGGAACTATGAAATCGACGGTTCTCTCCAGAAAACCTTCAGGTTGTCGGAGCGCGTCGGCTTCAACCTCCGCGTCGCGGGCTTTAACATGCTCAATCACCCCATCTACAAGAACCCTTCCAGCTCGCTCGGCTCTAACCCGGCCAAGCCCTCCGGCAGCTTCGGCAAGATCGCCGGAATTATCAACACCGGTGCTACCGGAACGGGCGCTCCGCGCCGGATCGAGTTCATGATGCGGCTCGAGTTTTAATCTCTTCGTCAGGCGGCAGGCCTGGGAACATACCCCGGCCAGCCGCCTGCACACAAGATTTCCTCATCCAATTAAACAGTCTTTCAATCTGAAGGGAGTACTCATGAAGGTTCTGACTGCCCTCGCCGCTTTGATGCTTGTGGCAACCGCGGATTACCATCTGCTGACGAAATTTCCTATCCCCGGCGACGGTGGCTGGGATTATCTGACCGTGGATACGGCAGCCCGGCGGATTTATGTTTCGCACGGAACCAGGGTCGATGTGCTGGACGAGGACAAGGGAACTGTGATCGGCGCCATATCCGACACGGCTGGTGTCCACGGTATTGCGCTGGCTCCACAATTCAATCGTGGTTTTGCCAGTTGCGGGCAGACAAACGAAGTCGTGATGTTCGACCTGAAAACTCTGAAGAATCTGGCCCGCATTCCGGTGGGGAAAAAACCGGACGCGATCATTTACGATCCCGCGACCAAAAGCGTGATTGTCAACAACGGCGACAGCAACAACAGCACCATCATCAGCGCAGCCGAGGGCAAGGTCACCGGCACATTGGATTTAGGCGGCGCCCCGGAATTTGCGGCCGCGGACGGCAAGGGCAAAGTCTTCATCAATCTCGAAGACAAGGGCGAGACGGTAAAGATCGATCCGATCGCGCTTAAAGTCGAGGCGCGCTGGTCTCTGAAACCGTGCGATACGCCCACCAGCATGGCCATCGATACGGCGACTCACCGGCTCTTCATCGGCGGACGCAATAAGATGATGGCCGTTGTCGACACGGATACAGGCAAAGTTGTGACTACCATGCCGATCGGCGACAAGGTGGATGTCGCTGCATTCGAAATCGTCACGAAACTGATCTTCTTCTCCAACGGCGACGGCACCGTCAATAATTTCCGCGAATATGCTCCGGATCGCTATACCGCAGTAACCACGCTCATGACTGAACCCGGAGCGAAAACCATGGCTCTGGATCCGACAACGCACCGCATTTTCCTATCCGCGGCCGAAAAGGATGGGAAGGCCAATAAGCCTGGATCGTTTCACGTCCTGGTGTATGGCAATTGATGCGCGGAGAAATCGGGGACAGGAAGCTTTGAAAATATCGAATGCAGACATCAAACCGTCAAAATCACGAAAACCGCAAAGAAGCGTAACTGCAATTCTTTGAGGTCTTTAGTGATCGTGTCCTTGGAGCACCAGATCGACATGATATTCATCATAGACCGGCAGGAGCGCGGCCCGCATCTCGGCATAGTCGCGGTCCTTTGCGATCGAGAACAGGGTTTGATGCTGAAGGACGACGGTCCAACGATTAGGGTTATGGGCCAGAACCCCACGCAACCAGGCGATCTGTTGTTGAGAGATGCGCGTCACGTCATCCTTGGAGAAGTCTTCATTGGCATACGGATTGGCATCCAGTGAGATCACGCGCAGCCCCTGGTAGTCGACGTAGTAAGCCTCGCCACGAAGCTCGGGCACTCCCTGCGGACCGTTCGTCGGGAGCGCGAAGTGTGCATGCCACAAGGGGGACACGTCCAATACTGTCTTGCCGGGATTGGCCGAATCGGGAGGTCGGTGCAAGTCGTGGTTTCCCGGCGCTGGAACCAGGGGAACCATTCGAGGGATGAATCCCATGCCGTCGCAAAACTCACGCCAGAGGCTGTCATCATAACCCTCCGCAAGCAGGTCCCCGGCCATGGCGACGAATCTGGCGTCGGGTGCCGCCGCGTATGCTGATCGGATTGTTCGCGACCAAAGGGATCGGATGCCGTTTTGCGCATCGCCGAGGTAAATAAATCGGAACGGCGCCTGCTTCTGGTCGGCAGTCCGGAAAATATTCCATTCACTCCAGGTTTTACCGTCACCGACGCGATAACAGTACCTGGATCCCGGCCTCAGCCCTTGAAAATCGACCATGTAATGGGCAACCGTTTTGCCCGGGCCGGTTCGGATTTCCGTTGCAGCAGCCTTTGCGTTGGTAGCTGACTTTTCAAAATCGGGATTAGCGGCCAATGGGGCAACCTGTCCTTGAGGCGAAGAAACCATACATTCCGTGCGCCATGTGACCGCCTGGCTTGTCGACGGATCGCCGCGCCATCCAAGGATAATCCTTTGCGGAGTGTTGCCATTCCCGGCCGCCGAGCCTGCCTGGGGCACTGCCGGAAGGAATCTCAGGCAATATAGAGCCAGCAAGGTGAGCGCGATAAATGTGCGCAGGGCCCAACGCCCGGGTTCAAGATGATTCATTGAAAATCTCCCTTTCCGTCATGCATGGTATGCAAGTAACGAGCCGGGGGAGGACTGCAATCCAAGCCCCGGCCAAATCAAATGCGGTGGTAATTTGTGGGACATCCAGAGAGCTTTGGATCCGGCAAACTCCTTGCAGCGTTCTATATGCAAAGAAGCGTCAGACCCACCATACTAGTGGCAGTGCCGGACCTCTCGAACCAACAACATCAGATGCCCGGCGCTATAGCGAAATCACCGTTGAAATTGATTACCGCCCAGAAAGTGTGCGCTCTGAGATCGAGGCCGTAGGTGCCCAATCCGTAGCTGGGGTCATAAGGACCGATCACGAATCTCCTTGTGCCCCCTGTCCCATTGACGGCATTGCTCCAGAATCCATCGGCTTTGATCGCCAAGCCAACCTGGCCGGTCTTGGCCAGATCGTCGCCCACCACCTTCGGGTCGTAGCTCATGGAAAGGACAAACGTATCTGTCTGGCTGCTTCTCAGATCAGCCATGCCCCAGAGAGTGAGAATGCCGCTGTAGAGGCCGGTAGTTTTTGGCAGCCAACCGGTGTCCACGAAATGCGAGCATGGGCGGCCGCTTCCATCCTTCATGGAACTGCCGTTTTGGCCGGCCAGGACTTTGCCAACCGTCCCGGCAGGGTCTTCATCCAGGATGCTGGTGTAGCTCCCCCCCGGAACTACCTGGAACTCCTTGCCATTCAGACCGTACCCGAAAGTATCATGCTTGATAAACGCGAGTTGGGGCGTAGTCGAAATCCGATACTCCTTATTGGCCAGAGTGGCGTCTACCGATGCTGAGTAAAAATCGGCGGTCACATTGGGACCATCCACCGTAAAGATGTAGTAGCCGACGGTGTTTAGTTCCTGAGCAAGTTGTGTCTGGCGTTTTCTACCGAAAGCCGGGACATTACAGGTGTCGTCATTGGAAGGGTCTTTGGGGATATAAAACTTCGAGCTGTCTGAAGCGCAAATGATGTCAATCACTGAGGCCTTGCCATCGGTGGTGGTCACCATGCTGCGGTTGTACATGTGGTCATGTCCGCCCATGAAGTAACGCACGCCATTGCGAGCCAGACTGGTAATGAAGGCATCTTGGCCGGCTGCATCCTTGGCGGGATCGCTTCCGAAGAGTGTGTCCACATGACTTTCGTTGATCAGGCCTTTGTGAGCAAAGACGAAGGCGTGGCTGCCGGCGACCCTGCCGGAAAGAATGTTGTTGATCCAGTCCTGCTGGTTGTCGATCGTGTTCGCTGCGCCGTCGGAAGGCGTGAACTGGTCGAGAAGCACGAAGCGGGCATTCATGTAATCGAAACTGTAGCTCAGGCCTTTCAGGTTTTCCGCCGGACTGTTGAAGTTGGAGCCGAGGGTAAAGGAAGACCCTGTTTTCTTGACGAGCTTGGTGGCTTCGTCATCGGGGGTGGTGACAAAGGCATCCGAGGGCGTAGAGTTGTTCGAGCCATTCCGAGTCTGAGGAAACACGCGCGCAAACTCAACGGCGGCGGCCTGCTTGGATTCGTGGTTGCCGCGGAGCGGGAAAAAGCCGATTCCGGCGTTGTAGAGCGCCTGGGCGTAAGTCGCACGCGTGTCCAGCGCCACCTCGGTGCCTTTGTCAGTGATGTCACCTACCTGCACAACGAACTTGACACCCTTCTTAATAAACTCTTGGTTCAGCTGGTTGATAATGTCCACAGCCACAGAATTGGGATTACGGCCATCATCGGCGCCAACCCATTGAGTATCCGCCATGACTCCGAAGCTCCAAGCAGAGGAGGATTCGCTGACCGGAACCCGAAAGAGGTTCTCGCCGCGGGCATCTGCCTTCGAAGAAATGCTGGTGCCGCTGATGACTGTCGTCATGATGAACGCGGCAAGCGCGCCCGTCGTTCGAATTTTAATGCTCCTAATCATGAACCCGACTCCTTCCTGAATCATAGTTTTAGCTCTTCTGCGCGCCAATGGCGCTCGATGTCGAAGCAAGCGAGACGGTGCAGGCACGGAATCAATCTCCAATCTCCCATCTCGGCCTCATCATGTTGGGCAGAAGGACTCATGGCCAAACGATAGAACATCCTGCCAAAAGTCCGGGCAGGGCTATCTGAGAGTAATCTCTAAATACTTAGGAATTGACCTGAAAACGATGAAGAATGCGTTAACCTCAGAACTCCCGGCTAACCAGACGGCCCGCATGGAATCGGAGACGCCTTGTGCACTGCTTGCCCAGTTGGAGTTCCGCCATGAGGGGGTCGTTCTGATGCGGCAGGTGGCGCAGTTTGCCGCTCTCGATTGGGTCATCTATTGGCTTCTCTTGACCATAATCCCTTTGGGATTATTGGAGATCGATATTCCAAGAAGCCGATTGATCGCGGCTTGGAATCCCGGTAGAACCTCGAAAGCCCAGGGTGGCTATCTCCGAACCTGACCGGCAGCCGCGCCCAGGCCTGCGATCCGAAACGCAATCAATCCGTCCGGAATTTACGACTGCTGACCGCGGCGGCGAATACCGTCCTACGTCGATCGCCGTTCCTGGCGGCTCTGCGGCGCACACAGACTATAGCCCACGGAGATGAGGCTTTTGATGGTGAGGCCGAAAGGCGAGAGCTTCTGGCGTAGATGGTATATATACACTCTCAGAGTGACTGGCTTAAAAGGCTCATGCTCTCCCCAGGCGTATTCCCATAATACCTGCGTCGGGATGATGCGGTCGACGTTGCGCGCCAAACGGGAAAGGATCAGAAATTCCTTGCGGGGAAGGTAAAGGTTGGTCCCGTTGCAGGAGACGTAATACGCATTGTGTTCGATCCGCAGAAACCCGTCGTCATAGACATCCGGCTCTGACGTCACGTTTGCTGCCTGGGATGGATTGATTGCCACCGACATGTGCTCCATCTTATCTCCTGGTCTGAGTATCGGGTACTGAGTGCCGGGCAAATCCTCTGATACCTGTTTTGCCGCCACTCAGTACCCCGACTCTACAGCCAGTGCCCAGTTCTAAAAGTTAAATCTGAGGGCAAACTGGATCTGTCTTTGGGTGCCTAATCCCACCGTGCGCTCGACGGTCTGGGTGATCGTGCCGAAGGTTCCGGCGGCGGCTGCAGTAAAGGGCTGTCCTGGCTGGAGCTGGTTGGTACCCGTGCCCAGCGCGTTCGGCAACGTCGCCACCGGATTGGAGAAATTGGCCATGTTGAGAATGTTGAAGAACTCTGCGCGGAACTCGACATTCTGCATTTCCGTGATCGGGAACCTTTTATGCAGGACGAAGTCCACCTGGCGGAAGCCCGGGCCGTGCAGAGCATTGCGCATCAAATTACCCCAGGTGCCTGGCTTGGGAGTTGTGAACGCCGCAGGATTCAGAAAGACTGTTCCACCCACGGTCATGAATGGATCGACGCCGGGGGTCAGATCCGGCCGCCGCACACTGCGTGACGAGCCGCCGCCCGGAGTATTGATGACCGCCGTGCGTCCTGCGCCGGCGGAGCCGTATACCAGACCCTGCGCATCCACATAGACCACGTCTGGACGCGTGATGCGCAGATCTATCGGAAGGCCGCTGCGGGCATTGACGATGGTACCGATCTCCCATCCCCTCACCAACAGCTTCTCCACGCCGCCGCTCTTGGCGCCGAAGGGCAGCGCGTAAACCGCGCTGAGATTGAAAGAATGGCGCACGTCGAAGTTGTTGTAGCCGGTGTCATAGGAGTAATCGTTGCCGTTGATACCGCCGCCATTGCCGGCGGTGAGCGCATCGTTCGATCCGCTCGTGTTTCCAACGCTCTTGCCGAAGGTGTACTGGGAGTTTAACGTCAGACCGCTGCTGAACCGGCGTGCGAGGCTGAGCTGCGCCGCATTGTAGCTGTCCCAGCCGCCGCTGGTCTTATAGTCGATTTCGGCATAGGGCCTGAGTATGGTGCCGTCTGATTGCACGATGTCAAACTGGCGGATCACTGTGCCGTTGGCCAGCACCTGTGTGATTTTGTTGGTCCAATTGCGCAGGAAGAGGTTGCGCCCCTGGCTTCCGACATAGGCAGCCGTCACGCTCATCTTGTAAGGCAATTCCTGTTGAATGGAGAAACTGTACTGGTAGATCCGCTCGGGTATTTTGTAGTCGGGCGAGTAGGCGCGCGGCTGATACTGCCGGCTATTGGGGTTGCTGATGAAATTGGCGCGCACAGTATCAATGTTGATCGGGAAGGCGGATCCCTGGGATTGCGTGGTGATAATCCGGTCGCTCTCAATCGGCTGGAGCTGGTCTTCGAGCTGACCGGGCCCGTAGAACATGCCGAATCCGGCGCGAATCGCCGTCTTTCCGCCCTTGCCGGCCTGATGCGGAGACCAGGCAATTCCGATTCTGGGGCCGAAGTTGGTCTTGACTGCGGTGTAGAAATTGGTATCGGGAGGCAGCAAAGTACCTGTATTGATATCGAAACGGACGTCCCAATTATTCGCGTCCCGCATCGGCGAGTAATACTCGTAACGCAGGCCGTAGCTGAGCGTCAGACCGGGCTGGAGCTTCCACTCATCCTGTGCGTAGCCGATATAGAAATCGGTCGTGCATTCCCGGTTTCCGATGGCTCCGCTGTTGAAGGGGCTTGGGTCGCTGAGGTTGCCGGCGTACTGAATGCTGCTTGTCGTGTTGGCCAGAAACGCATTCAAATTTGAGTAGGAATACGTCGTGCCCCCGAGTCGGTCTGTATACATGCGGACCGGACGAATTTCACCTCCGAATTTGAAACTGTGATTTCCCTTAATCCAGTTAAGATTGTCGATGAACGAAAGCGTGTATGGCGTATACGGAAAGCCGGCGCCATTGAAGGCGCTGGTGCCGCGAATCAGCCCGCCCGGCACCGCAAGGCCCGTGGAAGAACCCTGACCTGCAATCCCTGTGTTGGCGATGCTGCCCGAGGTGTTGATCGTGATCTTGGACATATCGATGCCGTTTACCGTGGGAGCGGTTCCGAACACCCGGGTGAGAGCCTCGTTGAATCCGACCTTGACTTCATTGAAGACACGCGGCGAGAACGCGCCATTCAAAGCGATAATGGCATTCTGCGGCGTTGTCCGATAGTTGGACCGCCGGCCCGTGATTCCTTCCGGCTGAGAGTCTGTGCCCTGATCACGGAAGTATCGCATGTACATGGTGTACCGGTCGTTGAGACGGTAGTCCAGGCGCATGCCGCCGGAGTTTTCATTGACGACAACTTGAGAATTCAATTGATAGATATCGTAGTCTGGGTTCGTGGATGCACCAGGCAGCAGAACGGAACCCGGACCGTGAAAGGCGTCTACCAAAGGCGCCACGGCTGGAACTGCGCGCTCCTTTGCGGCGGCACTGGGCGCTGCTTCGACGATATTGATGTTAGAACGGAGGCGGTAGCCTTCATAATAGGCGAAAAAGAAAGCTTTGTCTTTTTTGATCGGGCCGCCCAGTGATCCGCCAAATTGGTTCAGGCGCAGAGGCGATTTGCCTACTTTGTCGAAAAAGTTGCGCGCGTCCATCTTTTTGTTGCGCAGATATTCAAAAAGCGATCCGTGGAACTGATTGGAGCCCGACTTGGTGTTGACGCTGATCTGGCCGCCGGTTCCTGTGCCGTATTCCGCGGTATACTGGCTTGAGTCCACGCGAAATTCCTGCACGTTTTCCAGGCTGAGCTGCAGTCTGAAGGGTGAAGATACCTCCCCGTTCAGGTTGCCGGGATTGGCGTCGATGATCGCCGAACCCTCGATGCCGTCGAAGCGGACCGCGTTCTGCTCATTGGACCGACCGCTGAAGCGGATGTCGAAAAACGACCCGGTTCCTACGTTGACCGACCCCGGCGCTTGCAGATAGAGTTGGGATAGTTGGCGTCCGTTCAGCGGCAGATTTGCAACCTCAAGCTGATTCACATTGGCACCAATGCGCGCGGACGTCGTGTCCACGGTGGCATCCGCAGCGGCGCTGACGGTGATGGTTTCCGAGGTTCCCGCCGGCTTCAATACCAGATTTGCGGTAGCTGATTCGCCGGTAGCCAAGACCAGATTGTTCGTCTCGCTCACAGCAAATCCCGTGGAACTGGCTTTGACAGTATAGGTAGATGGCTGCAAGCCAGGGATCACGAAGTAGCCTCGCTCATTGGCTTCAGCAGTCCGGATCATCCGGTTGCGCTCATTGATGGCACTGACAGAGGCCTTGGGTACCACCGCCCCACTGCTGTCCTTAATCGTGCCTACTATCTGCCCCTGGCCAGTTTGCGCTATTGCCAATCCCCCTTGCAGCAATAGAGCGAAAAAAAGCACGAAACGGCAAAGGGTAAACTTATGAATGACACTTGGTATCCGCCATGCTACATTTGGGCAAATCTTGTGCTCTGACATCTCCATCCTCTCCATTGGGTTGATAATTTGAATCAGGCATTGCGAGAGGGACATCTTCTTTGAACCTCCCGCAGGTCGTGAATATAGACGGCCAACGTTAAGCGAGGATCAGAAAGATGTGATGTTTTCGTTAATTATTTTTTGAAGGCACGGTGAGAATGAATAATTCAATGATCAAGCCGGATTTTCTTCATCGTTTCTTAACCTTTTCCAAATGATAACTTCAAATGACGCCACTAATCTTGGAGCGGTATCCCTAGGCTGAGACAATATCGCGTGCATTCCGAATGCTGATCAAAGCTGGACAACAATATCTGGGGCAACTCGAGATTCTGGGTGCCTTCGTCTGCGAATGCAGCGCCGACCTCGCGCAAATTCTGGCGGGCGCCACGGCGGATCGAGGCGAGTTGGCGTCAAAGATCAAAGACAGAGAGAGATCCGCTCATGATCGGTCAAGACTGCTGATCGCCCAGTTGAATCGAGCCCCTGTCAAAGCTCTTGACGAGAGGATCGTTCGCGATCTCGCCATCATGCAGTCTGAAATCCTCCACGGAATCGCAAGAGCAGGGAATTGCTTCTTGATCTATCAGATTTGCGAGCCGGGAGCGTTTTTGCCGCAGATCTCGCAAAAGCTCCTCCAGCAGGCAACTCTGATGAAAGCCGTGTTTGCTGGAATTCCGAGAGGTGACTGCGTCCTTGGGCATTGTGAGGAAATAATCAAGCTCGACAAGGAGGTGGAGGGACTGCTTGAATCAGGTATGCTGCACTTGTTGGCCTCTGAAAAAGATCCTCTCGAAGTGATCAAAAGGAAGCAGGTTTTTGACGACCTCAAAATTTTAGCAGAAAGAGTCCGCCGCATTGCCGATTTCGTGAAAATCCTGGCGATTGCCCATACTGCAGCCGAATGTACCCAGGCGTTTTGACGTCGACGAGGCTCATGATCGCGCTTCCGACCCTTGCCGCCGTTCTTATAGAAAGGATTCAGGATCTCTCCTGAAAATGGATGAAGAGCGATGAATCCATTTCACGCGAGATGTGATAAATCGCTTCGCGGCAGGCGCCACACTCGTCCAGGTGACCAAACACCTCCAGGATGGCGTTAATCTTCATGCCTTTTCGCTTCCTTTTAACCAGAAGTCGCCCGAGAGTCTCATAGTCGTAGCAGCGGCGTCGTTGGTTCATAGGATAACTCCACCAAATGTTCGTTTATTCGGAACCATATCTGAGTTGTCGGGTGGCTCATCGTCACCACTTCCTCTTCGCGGTTGTTTCGCTGATCCGCGTTCGTAAATCTGCATGGCGTCTGGCAAGCGCACCTGGTCGATTATGGCAACTTCCTTTGACTGATTTTTCACAAGGAGGTCATCAAGCCTTTAAACTTGTGCGGTATCGTATGGTTCAGCCGTACCGGCGCCAGCAGGTCTTGGAACGTCCACTTGGTGAGGGGGTGCGACTTTTCAAGACCTGCTCACCCCTCTCGGCAAGCGTTTGGTGGTCATTCACCTTTTTCCGGGAAAGAGCCGTTTCTGGAGCCTGAGTGCGTCTTCTCGCAGAGGATTTGCCTGTTCCAGTTCAACCAACAAACCCCTGGCGGCAGCCGGTTCGGCAAGAGACAGACGCTGGGCTAGGGTGAGCAACGGATCATACGCTGAAGAAAAATCTGAGCTCTCCCGCACAATGGCCAGCAGCGCGGGTCCCGCGGTTTTCAACAGTTCCCGGGGATCATCGGTTTTCTCAATTCCAGCCCTCGCATGCAGGAAGCCGTTGCGCGCGACCCAATAGGAAGCGAGACGTTGATCGAGGCCGCGCTGAAACTCATCTCTGGCAGGATCCACAATCTGGTCTGGACGAGGATTCACTCTTGGAAACGGTTGTTCACCTTGAGGTGAATGTCGTCACGGGCATCTTTGATGACCGTTACAGACGCCATGACGCCCTCGACATTTTTCACGACAAGATCGCCCGGGCGCAAGGTGATCAGCTGAAGCTGAATGCCCGGATACAACACTACCAGAGTGAGGATCACCGAGGCAGTGAGCAACGGAGTTCGGAGCCGTTCATAGATTAGGATCAGCGCGAGATAGCCCAATGACACCAGCAGCAGTGTGCTTTTGGATCCGAGCATGGGCAGGACAATGCTGCCCAGAAGGATCGGTGCCAGCGAGAGGCGCCCACGGTGTTCACGCACAGAGCCTGCCCGACGCCCCCATCATGCCTGCGGGCTGCCTGGGCAAGATGGGCAAATGTCGCGCCCATGATCAGGGTAGGAAGGGAAACCACGGCAAAAGCGGTCCCCGCTTCTGCGACAATCGAGCCGCCAAATCCACCCCCAAAAAGGTCTCGAATCAGAGAATACAGATTCTCGATGTGAGAGAGCAGAAGCATGCTCAACAGGCAGCATGCCGACAGGGCGGACAACAAATAGTTCAGAAACCCATCGAAATCTGTGCCGGACCACCAGCGCTGATATAGGGCTGCACCGATCGCCGTACCCAGCAAATAGACCGATAAGACATCGGCAAAGCTGTATACCGTGTTTTCAAACACCTGGCTGAGCACTCGAACCACCATTACTTCAAAGCCGATTCCCAGAAAACCCGTGAGGAGGAGGATGGTGGCAAGCCTTCCGTCCATGTGCCCAATCTGTGCCTTCTTGCTCCCATAGTCCGGAGGGCTCGTTTCCATCGGCAGCAGCCACACGGCGGCAGCGCACGCGAAATTGACCGCAGCCAGTGCGATCAGCGAGGCGCGCGAACCCAGCCAGGGAGCGAGAAGGAAAGTGGTCAACATGGTTCCTGCAACCGCACCGAAGGTATTCGCAGAGTAGAGGCCTCCTACCCATTGCCCATTTGCACGCAGAGTCGCAAACAGCCGGTCTATTGCAGGCAGTGTTCCCCCCATGGCAAATGTCGCAGGAAGCAGCAGGAGAAAGGGGAGGAGAAAGCAGAGGAATCCCAACTGCAACGGCGATGAGACCGTTCCTGTGAGAACCTGCATAACCCGATTGGCTTCGGGAAAAAGCATTGTGAGCAGAAGCGCCCAGAGACCGATAATCCCCTCACAAACGACATACCACGAGGCGGGCCGAGAACTTGCACTGATCCTGCCGTCGAGAAACCAAGCCCCCAGCGCCAGGCCACTGAAAAACGCAACCAGGACGGCAAGAACCGCTGCAATCTCGTGCCCCAGGGTCAAAGCAAGCATGCGGGCCCAGACCATTTCGTAGCCCAGTCCTGCTAGGCCCGAGAGGAAACTCGCGATGTACACTATGCAGCGCTGAATTCTCATGAGAGTGAAGTGAAAGTGAAGATGCAGGGGCACGGAATACCGCGCCCCTGCATGCATCCCCCTCAATGGATGAGAAAACCACTTATCTACTGTGACCGGTCAACGCACGCTGACGAAGATCGGGTTCGAATAGAACCACAGATCCCTGAAGGCCTCCTGCGCATTGTTCGGACCCACCAAGCTGTCCAATAATGGATTGCCGGCTGCATCCGTCTGGTTCGGAGTGTTCCTCGGCATGTTGGTGCCCCTCAGACGGAAATATGCGTTGGCGGTCAATTTCATCTCGAACTGAACATAGTACCAGCCGTCCTGGTCACGTCTCCAATCGTGACGATTGAAGGTCGCGATCACCTGCGTGGTCGCGTTGGTGGGATTGTTGTAGTCGGCACTTGCCGGCAAGACAGTACCCGTAACTTGACCGGCAATAAGATCGATGTGATCCAATTGCACGTGGTCACCGTTGTTGTTCGTTTCCGGGCTGTGAAACCTGATCGTTATGTTGACGTTATTACTCGACTTGCTCTTATCCACGACAAGCGACTGGCCCATGGTTGCACTGGCGCCGAAATGAGAGGACCAACCGGTCGGGCTGGCTTCAAAATCCAATCCGTCGATCAAATCTCCCTCGACAACGAAACTGTTGCCTGAACGCAGTCCGTCCACTATGGCCTGCGGGTTCTTCTTGTCCGCCACGTAGGTATAGGCTTTCTGATATTCGCCTGGCCAGAAGTCGTTGCCGGTTTCATGGAAATCGGAGCTGGCAAACAGCCACCAGTGCCGGCCTTCCCCGA
This region includes:
- a CDS encoding TonB-dependent receptor, with amino-acid sequence MSEHKICPNVAWRIPSVIHKFTLCRFVLFFALLLQGGLAIAQTGQGQIVGTIKDSSGAVVPKASVSAINERNRMIRTAEANERGYFVIPGLQPSTYTVKASSTGFAVSETNNLVLATGESATANLVLKPAGTSETITVSAAADATVDTTSARIGANVNQLEVANLPLNGRQLSQLYLQAPGSVNVGTGSFFDIRFSGRSNEQNAVRFDGIEGSAIIDANPGNLNGEVSSPFRLQLSLENVQEFRVDSSQYTAEYGTGTGGQISVNTKSGSNQFHGSLFEYLRNKKMDARNFFDKVGKSPLRLNQFGGSLGGPIKKDKAFFFAYYEGYRLRSNINIVEAAPSAAAKERAVPAVAPLVDAFHGPGSVLLPGASTNPDYDIYQLNSQVVVNENSGGMRLDYRLNDRYTMYMRYFRDQGTDSQPEGITGRRSNYRTTPQNAIIALNGAFSPRVFNEVKVGFNEALTRVFGTAPTVNGIDMSKITINTSGSIANTGIAGQGSSTGLAVPGGLIRGTSAFNGAGFPYTPYTLSFIDNLNWIKGNHSFKFGGEIRPVRMYTDRLGGTTYSYSNLNAFLANTTSSIQYAGNLSDPSPFNSGAIGNRECTTDFYIGYAQDEWKLQPGLTLSYGLRYEYYSPMRDANNWDVRFDINTGTLLPPDTNFYTAVKTNFGPRIGIAWSPHQAGKGGKTAIRAGFGMFYGPGQLEDQLQPIESDRIITTQSQGSAFPINIDTVRANFISNPNSRQYQPRAYSPDYKIPERIYQYSFSIQQELPYKMSVTAAYVGSQGRNLFLRNWTNKITQVLANGTVIRQFDIVQSDGTILRPYAEIDYKTSGGWDSYNAAQLSLARRFSSGLTLNSQYTFGKSVGNTSGSNDALTAGNGGGINGNDYSYDTGYNNFDVRHSFNLSAVYALPFGAKSGGVEKLLVRGWEIGTIVNARSGLPIDLRITRPDVVYVDAQGLVYGSAGAGRTAVINTPGGGSSRSVRRPDLTPGVDPFMTVGGTVFLNPAAFTTPKPGTWGNLMRNALHGPGFRQVDFVLHKRFPITEMQNVEFRAEFFNILNMANFSNPVATLPNALGTGTNQLQPGQPFTAAAAGTFGTITQTVERTVGLGTQRQIQFALRFNF
- a CDS encoding fused MFS/spermidine synthase, yielding MPLHLHFHFTLMRIQRCIVYIASFLSGLAGLGYEMVWARMLALTLGHEIAAVLAVLVAFFSGLALGAWFLDGRISASSRPASWYVVCEGIIGLWALLLTMLFPEANRVMQVLTGTVSSPLQLGFLCFLLPFLLLLPATFAMGGTLPAIDRLFATLRANGQWVGGLYSANTFGAVAGTMLTTFLLAPWLGSRASLIALAAVNFACAAAVWLLPMETSPPDYGSKKAQIGHMDGRLATILLLTGFLGIGFEVMVVRVLSQVFENTVYSFADVLSVYLLGTAIGAALYQRWWSGTDFDGFLNYLLSALSACCLLSMLLLSHIENLYSLIRDLFGGGFGGSIVAEAGTAFAVVSLPTLIMGATFAHLAQAARRHDGGVGQALCVNTVGASRWHRSFWAALSCPCSDPKAHCCWCHWAISR